A single genomic interval of Spirosoma taeanense harbors:
- a CDS encoding amidohydrolase family protein, giving the protein MKSLIPLLVSLLLSGFSLAQTVPLRRPLPIIDVHVHAMRVNPGFAIEMCPWFLRDMPGGDPNQQMRAFLNTECVDPLQPAKSDKEMQTAVLETMRRLNMTIIAYGDPQILRQWKKEAPDRVIAGIGVSSPNDMSVKAFSDSLSSGFYQVMGEVAPQYSGLSPSDPSLDAYFAVAEKLNIPVGIHMGTGGNGMANISQAKYRASLGRPFLLEDVLARHPKLKIWVMHAGYPMIDEMIALMGANAYVYVDLAGFIWSYPQAEIHAYLKRLVQAGFGKRILYGTDFMIWPKLFETSLSVIENADYLSFDQKRDILFNNAVRFFRLDASKFK; this is encoded by the coding sequence ATGAAGTCACTTATCCCATTACTGGTTAGTTTGCTTCTATCGGGCTTTTCGCTGGCCCAAACGGTTCCTCTGCGACGACCGCTACCCATCATTGATGTGCATGTGCACGCCATGCGGGTTAACCCCGGCTTTGCCATTGAGATGTGCCCCTGGTTCCTGAGGGATATGCCCGGTGGCGATCCCAATCAACAGATGCGGGCTTTTCTCAACACCGAATGTGTTGATCCCTTACAACCCGCCAAGTCCGATAAGGAGATGCAGACCGCCGTGCTGGAAACCATGCGTCGGCTGAACATGACCATTATCGCCTATGGCGATCCGCAGATCCTGCGCCAATGGAAAAAAGAAGCGCCCGATCGGGTCATTGCCGGCATTGGCGTTAGTTCCCCGAACGATATGAGCGTCAAAGCCTTTAGTGATTCACTGTCTTCGGGCTTCTACCAGGTAATGGGTGAAGTGGCTCCGCAGTATAGCGGTCTATCGCCGAGTGACCCGTCGCTGGATGCGTATTTTGCCGTCGCCGAAAAGCTGAATATTCCGGTAGGTATTCATATGGGTACGGGCGGGAATGGCATGGCGAACATCAGTCAGGCGAAGTACAGAGCCTCGCTGGGACGGCCTTTCTTACTGGAAGATGTCTTAGCCCGTCACCCCAAGCTGAAGATATGGGTCATGCACGCGGGTTATCCGATGATCGATGAGATGATTGCCCTGATGGGCGCTAATGCATATGTCTATGTCGATCTGGCGGGCTTTATCTGGAGTTATCCCCAGGCCGAAATCCATGCTTATCTCAAACGACTGGTCCAGGCCGGATTCGGTAAACGGATTCTGTACGGTACCGATTTCATGATCTGGCCCAAGCTGTTTGAAACTTCGCTGAGTGTAATTGAAAACGCCGACTATTTGTCGTTCGACCAAAAGCGGGATATTCTGTTCAACAATGCTGTTCGCTTTTTCCGGCTCGATGCCAGCAAATTTAAGTAA
- a CDS encoding sensor histidine kinase: MNRRIRSIFWLMTLCIIGINAFQGYWLWTTYHLKSQQYNQMMRDALFSVLQQHQVAEANRLFARQGNKEPMRMRIHPFIDRASQQQVRVIRRPSRPPLSARGTHPPDLHTVTLVKVEQPLPPGTEVPVFESPDTLAHRISTLLLLDWTEGTRINLARLSDAYRAELIQRDINPAFTLDTVSVPQKTSSATRVHQVDTRPEQRGTPNVLNKIVMPVNPVRNLFAQVTFETPTFYLLRRMGWLLGGSVFILLLTTGSFLFMLSTILRQKKLSEVKNDFINNMTHELKTPIATVTAAVEALQHFGALDDPAKTQTYLAISQNNLQRLSDLVEKVLNLAVEEKRELALRPEPINPRAMVSELIANHQLKAPKSITFQVDMPADTLVTVDRVHFANALNNLIDNAIKYSGESVSIRIAGRQEGPIWWLSVKDNGIGIPKAYQGAIFDRFFRVPTGNLHPVKGFGLGLSYVRQVVERHGGLVEVTSEPGQGSEFTVLVPLAGSAGQAGIKRFRITRNPLHFAS; the protein is encoded by the coding sequence ATGAACCGACGTATTCGCTCGATATTCTGGCTGATGACGCTTTGCATCATCGGGATCAACGCCTTTCAGGGTTACTGGCTCTGGACAACGTATCACCTTAAAAGCCAGCAGTACAATCAGATGATGCGGGATGCGCTGTTCTCGGTATTGCAGCAACACCAGGTAGCCGAGGCTAACCGCTTATTCGCCAGACAGGGTAATAAGGAGCCGATGCGAATGCGTATTCACCCGTTCATCGACCGCGCCAGTCAGCAGCAGGTTCGAGTCATCAGGAGACCCTCCAGGCCGCCATTAAGCGCCAGGGGCACGCATCCGCCTGATTTGCATACGGTAACCCTTGTTAAAGTTGAGCAGCCACTACCACCCGGAACGGAAGTACCCGTATTTGAATCACCGGATACGCTTGCTCATCGAATTTCGACGCTGTTACTGCTCGACTGGACCGAAGGAACCCGTATCAATTTGGCCAGGCTGTCGGATGCGTACCGGGCTGAGCTTATTCAGCGGGATATAAACCCCGCTTTTACACTCGATACCGTAAGCGTGCCTCAAAAGACGTCCAGTGCGACACGGGTGCATCAGGTGGATACGCGCCCGGAACAGCGTGGCACGCCGAACGTTTTGAACAAGATCGTCATGCCGGTCAATCCGGTTAGGAATTTGTTCGCGCAGGTGACCTTTGAAACGCCAACGTTCTATTTGCTGCGCCGAATGGGCTGGCTTTTAGGCGGTTCGGTGTTTATATTACTATTGACAACGGGTAGTTTCCTGTTTATGCTGAGTACGATTCTGCGTCAGAAAAAACTGTCGGAGGTGAAGAACGACTTCATCAACAACATGACGCATGAACTGAAAACGCCCATTGCTACCGTAACAGCCGCCGTGGAAGCGTTGCAGCATTTCGGCGCTCTGGACGACCCTGCGAAAACCCAGACCTATCTGGCCATTTCGCAGAACAACCTGCAGCGCCTGTCGGACCTGGTCGAGAAAGTGCTGAACCTGGCCGTCGAAGAAAAGCGTGAACTCGCTCTGCGGCCCGAACCCATAAATCCGCGGGCGATGGTCAGCGAGCTGATTGCGAACCACCAGTTGAAAGCGCCTAAATCCATTACGTTCCAGGTCGATATGCCCGCCGATACCCTCGTGACGGTTGATCGGGTGCACTTCGCGAACGCCCTCAACAACCTCATTGACAACGCGATCAAGTATTCGGGTGAGTCGGTCAGCATCCGGATTGCGGGCCGGCAAGAGGGGCCTATCTGGTGGTTATCGGTCAAAGACAACGGCATTGGGATTCCTAAAGCGTATCAGGGTGCCATCTTCGACCGCTTTTTCCGCGTGCCGACCGGTAATCTGCATCCCGTCAAAGGCTTTGGCCTGGGGCTGTCGTATGTGCGGCAGGTGGTCGAGCGGCACGGCGGTCTCGTTGAGGTGACCAGCGAACCCGGTCAGGGTAGTGAATTTACGGTACTCGTCCCCCTGGCAGGGAGTGCCGGACAGGCCGGTATTAAACGCTTCCGCATCACCCGCAATCCGCTCCATTTTGCTTCCTGA
- a CDS encoding hydroxymethylglutaryl-CoA reductase — protein sequence MFRFIPNVLLKQLYTRNSLRNTADGFYFSLKNRLSDARFTGLQRARIDGHDYPAAAFTLEVDGGEVVSVRDISAQSPLAFPLRRSVRVRAQAQPLAPGRHTIEITLYTQPFGTITLTVEDELQPDEPPQSSPNSIPRDSVNDYSTDAVAKRRQFLAGFSQTNPHHLSQYSFDPATVRGNCENFVGVAQVPIGLAGPLRVNGEHAQGEFLIPMATTEGTLVASYNRGMKLINLSGGVLCTVQDDAMQRAPVFQFADARQARNFVGWVETHQRELAAEAEITSRFARLRYVDTYLNGRLAFLRFGYATGDAAGQNMVSKATLAACNYILQEYPGIEHFFLESNLATDKKPSQVNVLRTRGKRVTAEVRIPRELLIRELQVEPEQLARHARIGDVGARLAGTNNNGLHSVNGLAALFIATGQDVACLSESSAAITYQEITSEGDLYGSVTLPSLIVGTVGGGTGLPTQRECLELMGCAGAGQVNKLAEIMAGVVAAGELSLAAAISSLDWVSSHDATRS from the coding sequence GTGTTTCGATTCATTCCGAATGTTCTGCTGAAACAACTCTATACCCGCAACAGTCTGCGGAACACTGCCGACGGCTTTTACTTTTCGCTCAAAAATCGCCTGTCCGATGCCCGGTTTACGGGACTGCAGCGCGCCCGGATTGATGGGCACGACTATCCGGCGGCTGCTTTTACGCTTGAAGTAGATGGGGGCGAGGTTGTATCCGTTCGCGACATTTCGGCGCAGAGTCCGCTGGCGTTTCCGTTACGTCGGTCCGTGCGGGTGCGGGCTCAGGCTCAGCCGCTGGCTCCCGGCAGGCATACGATTGAGATTACCCTCTATACCCAGCCCTTTGGAACCATAACGCTGACGGTGGAGGATGAACTGCAACCCGATGAGCCGCCCCAGTCGTCGCCAAACAGCATTCCGCGCGACAGCGTTAACGATTACTCCACCGATGCCGTAGCGAAGCGCCGTCAGTTTTTAGCCGGGTTTTCGCAAACGAATCCGCATCACCTAAGCCAGTATTCGTTCGATCCGGCCACCGTTCGCGGGAATTGCGAAAACTTCGTGGGCGTCGCGCAGGTGCCCATTGGACTAGCGGGTCCGTTACGTGTCAACGGCGAACACGCCCAGGGCGAGTTTCTGATTCCGATGGCCACCACCGAGGGTACGCTCGTTGCGAGCTATAACCGGGGAATGAAACTTATTAACCTGAGCGGAGGGGTGCTCTGCACCGTTCAGGACGACGCCATGCAGCGCGCACCGGTCTTTCAGTTTGCCGATGCCCGACAGGCCCGCAATTTTGTCGGCTGGGTAGAAACGCATCAGCGCGAACTGGCTGCTGAGGCCGAGATAACTTCGCGCTTCGCCCGGCTCCGCTACGTCGATACGTACCTGAACGGCAGGCTGGCGTTCCTGCGCTTTGGCTACGCGACGGGCGATGCCGCCGGTCAGAATATGGTGAGCAAAGCCACGCTGGCGGCCTGCAATTACATCCTGCAGGAATACCCCGGCATTGAACACTTCTTTCTGGAATCGAATCTGGCCACCGACAAGAAGCCTTCGCAGGTGAACGTGCTGCGAACGCGCGGCAAACGCGTGACGGCCGAGGTGCGCATTCCCCGCGAACTGCTCATCCGTGAATTACAGGTCGAGCCCGAGCAACTGGCGCGTCACGCTCGTATCGGCGACGTAGGTGCCCGGCTGGCCGGAACGAATAACAATGGGCTGCACTCGGTCAATGGACTGGCCGCGCTGTTCATTGCGACGGGGCAGGATGTAGCCTGTCTGTCCGAATCGTCGGCGGCTATCACGTATCAGGAAATCACGTCCGAGGGCGATCTGTACGGGTCTGTTACGCTACCCTCGCTTATTGTCGGGACGGTGGGCGGGGGAACGGGACTGCCTACCCAGCGCGAATGTCTGGAACTGATGGGCTGCGCCGGAGCCGGACAGGTCAACAAGCTGGCCGAGATTATGGCCGGCGTTGTGGCGGCTGGTGAGTTATCACTGGCAGCCGCTATCTCTTCGCTCGACTGGGTATCGAGTCACGACGCCACGCGCTCTTAA
- a CDS encoding YdcF family protein — protein sequence MNKPIYDLALTLWNYHHLNHTLRPADAILVLCSHDVRVAQRGAELFLEGWAPLLIFSGGLGVITRSMWSEPEAELFARIALEMGVPAECILIENQSSNTGENVLFTRQLLAERQPELETFIVVQKPYMERRSFATFRQVWPEKQVIVTSPQDSFEEYLNKYSHPGLSPDDVISIMVGDLQRIKDYPDKGFQIPQPIPDEVWAAYEALVRAGYNRHLISA from the coding sequence ATGAACAAGCCTATCTACGACTTAGCATTAACGCTCTGGAATTATCATCACCTCAATCATACGCTCCGACCAGCAGATGCGATCCTGGTCCTCTGCAGCCACGATGTGCGGGTGGCTCAGCGAGGAGCCGAACTGTTTCTGGAGGGTTGGGCTCCCCTGTTGATCTTCTCCGGTGGTTTGGGCGTCATTACCCGGTCCATGTGGAGCGAACCCGAAGCCGAGCTGTTTGCCCGTATAGCCCTGGAAATGGGCGTTCCGGCCGAGTGTATCCTGATTGAGAATCAGTCGAGCAATACCGGTGAAAACGTTTTGTTTACCCGCCAGCTTCTGGCCGAACGCCAGCCGGAACTGGAGACGTTCATCGTAGTGCAAAAGCCTTACATGGAACGCCGGAGTTTCGCTACGTTCCGCCAGGTGTGGCCCGAAAAGCAAGTGATCGTTACGTCGCCCCAGGATTCCTTTGAAGAGTATCTGAATAAATATTCCCATCCCGGCCTGAGCCCCGACGACGTCATCAGTATCATGGTCGGCGATCTGCAACGGATCAAAGACTATCCCGACAAAGGGTTTCAAATTCCGCAGCCAATTCCGGATGAGGTCTGGGCGGCTTACGAGGCCCTGGTCCGGGCGGGGTATAATCGCCACCTGATTTCCGCTTAA
- a CDS encoding PQQ-dependent sugar dehydrogenase, giving the protein MQKDTLRTTSSVLTLLAGLSIALGACGQNTANNTNVAVQASNSSTLPPVETKDPNSPNYTPAFAGQTRIGGVKTTTLYEGKVLTEALESPWGITSLPDGRLLVTEKQGTMRIVTPAGQVSEPITGLPKVNSAGQGGLLGVRVDPEFTTNRMIYWVFSEPRPDGNLTAVAKGKLAANEKTIENASVIYRATPAYKGTLHYGGRILIANDGNLIISTGERSDLVTRPQAQSVNSGLGKVIRITKEGKPAPGNPLAGQAGARPELYSYGHRNVQGLAFHPVTGDVWEGEFGPRGGDEINRIQPGKNYGWPTITYGIEYSGEKVGAGIQQKEGLEQPVYYWDPSVSPSGMTFYSSDAIPEWKNNLFVGALSGMHIARLVIENNKVVGEERLLADELQRFRDVTQGNDGALYAITDQGRLYRIFKK; this is encoded by the coding sequence ATGCAAAAAGACACTTTACGCACGACCAGCAGCGTGCTGACACTTCTGGCCGGCCTTTCAATCGCCCTGGGCGCCTGTGGTCAGAATACGGCGAACAACACCAACGTAGCCGTTCAGGCCAGCAACAGCAGTACCCTGCCTCCGGTTGAAACCAAAGACCCTAACTCTCCCAACTATACCCCCGCTTTTGCGGGCCAGACCCGAATTGGGGGCGTAAAAACCACCACTCTATACGAGGGCAAGGTGCTGACGGAAGCACTTGAAAGTCCATGGGGTATTACCAGCCTACCCGACGGGCGGCTGCTCGTTACCGAGAAACAGGGGACGATGCGTATCGTTACCCCTGCCGGTCAGGTAAGCGAGCCGATCACGGGCCTTCCGAAAGTGAATTCGGCGGGACAGGGCGGCCTGCTGGGCGTACGGGTTGATCCGGAATTTACAACCAACCGAATGATCTATTGGGTATTTTCCGAACCGCGTCCCGATGGTAATCTGACGGCGGTGGCCAAAGGCAAACTGGCGGCCAATGAGAAAACGATTGAGAACGCATCCGTTATTTACCGGGCTACTCCGGCTTACAAGGGTACGCTGCACTATGGGGGGCGGATTCTGATCGCTAACGACGGCAATCTGATTATCAGCACCGGCGAACGTTCCGACCTGGTCACCCGGCCACAGGCTCAGTCGGTTAATTCAGGACTGGGGAAAGTGATCCGGATTACCAAAGAAGGCAAGCCTGCCCCCGGCAACCCACTGGCGGGACAGGCCGGAGCCCGGCCCGAGCTGTATTCCTATGGCCATCGGAACGTACAGGGACTGGCTTTCCACCCTGTTACGGGCGATGTGTGGGAGGGCGAATTTGGCCCCAGAGGTGGTGATGAAATCAACCGAATCCAGCCCGGCAAAAACTATGGCTGGCCCACCATTACGTACGGAATCGAATACAGTGGCGAAAAAGTGGGGGCCGGTATCCAGCAAAAAGAAGGGCTTGAGCAACCGGTCTACTACTGGGACCCGTCTGTGTCGCCCAGCGGCATGACCTTCTACAGCAGTGATGCCATTCCTGAATGGAAAAATAATCTGTTCGTTGGAGCGCTGAGCGGCATGCACATTGCCCGGCTGGTGATTGAGAATAATAAAGTAGTAGGCGAAGAACGGTTACTGGCTGATGAGCTTCAGCGGTTTCGGGACGTAACGCAGGGTAACGACGGGGCTTTGTACGCCATCACGGATCAGGGGCGGCTGTACCGAATCTTTAAAAAGTAA
- a CDS encoding GLPGLI family protein → MKTFNTCLSVVVSFFIAVLATHPIIAQTAPTAWSGQITYEGIHKIDPTKLKFLDANGELMKPGDPNWPKDIPDNRMSEQKVLINGTYAKVTRDDEVMRQVTGPGGQSRVMGRPFTERTFIDLRDLKKVTILTVGKDADAKTYQAEAPIQRVSGWQLTDQTRKIAGYTCQKATVPYKNESYTVWITTELPFTYSPIQELTPDTGTVLLIEGSKEQFRAIKVAKTKPDASVAKPSVQAQSVTMDQLAEIRQKAIAEFIEKNGRPGFGG, encoded by the coding sequence ATGAAAACATTCAACACCTGTCTGTCTGTAGTTGTCAGCTTCTTCATTGCCGTTCTGGCCACGCATCCAATTATCGCTCAAACGGCCCCAACGGCGTGGTCCGGTCAGATTACCTACGAGGGCATCCACAAAATTGACCCGACGAAGCTGAAATTTCTCGATGCTAATGGCGAGTTGATGAAACCCGGCGATCCGAACTGGCCAAAAGACATCCCCGATAACCGAATGTCGGAGCAGAAGGTCCTCATTAACGGTACGTATGCAAAAGTAACCCGCGACGATGAGGTGATGCGGCAGGTTACGGGACCGGGTGGGCAAAGCCGGGTGATGGGGCGTCCGTTTACCGAGCGGACGTTTATTGACCTGAGGGACCTCAAAAAAGTAACGATACTCACGGTGGGCAAAGACGCCGACGCGAAAACGTATCAGGCCGAAGCGCCCATTCAGCGGGTAAGTGGGTGGCAGTTAACCGACCAGACCCGAAAAATAGCCGGCTATACGTGCCAGAAAGCCACAGTGCCCTACAAAAACGAATCCTACACGGTCTGGATAACCACCGAGTTGCCCTTCACCTATTCGCCCATTCAGGAACTCACCCCCGACACGGGCACGGTCCTGCTGATTGAAGGAAGCAAAGAGCAATTCAGGGCCATAAAAGTGGCTAAAACCAAGCCCGATGCGTCGGTGGCTAAACCGAGTGTGCAGGCACAATCGGTTACGATGGACCAATTAGCCGAGATCCGGCAGAAAGCCATCGCCGAGTTTATCGAAAAAAACGGTCGCCCGGGCTTTGGGGGCTGA
- a CDS encoding TonB-dependent receptor, protein MKLILLFFCLFLTTSLFAQRTGAKAEIGGMVVDSASGKPLPLASVSLMNVRDSSYIMGTVTDGDGLFQLRSVAPGNYRLLVTFLGYRNRSGLITVASDVPAINVGILRMVEQSNQLQEVVVRQESPPIRVKQDTLEFNAGSFKTQPNAAVEELLRKLPGMEVSRDGTIKAQGQTVNRVLVDGKPFFGNDPKMATRNLPADIVDKVQLYDQSSDQSQFSGIDDGNRERTINITLKGDKRKGYFGQNSLGVGTARDGEANRYQGKLNLNRFNNRGDGDAAHGPGTQISLIGQANNLNQQNFTLGAGPAQGPVFVGGPEGGVPTGSQTPTNVIEVRAGGLNYRDKWGRRAEIAASYFLNQAITTTDQQSRRTSILPGRSLTIDQQNYSQHRQLTHRFNVRLDWVLDSLTSLRLTPSLSWLTTNFTSQLSSRSTLSGLDGPGLDGPGLKGQANPLVNTGETAYGSTGNGLIGYNNLLFMRKFRREGRTLSFNLNTILGDGETQAFNGSVNTFYDSTGTNPVSNRLNQRNQQTSSNQQNTLTVSYTEPISFTQKLELRYAYSTSINQADREVADRTEATGLYDRVNVPLSNQFHNLFAFHRAGATFQTQRLRARLALGLDLQQSLLQLDNRSADTSQRRQYVNLLPNALFSYTFSGNRNLRLQYRTRLMTPSITQLQPVIDNTNPLNVRVGNPQLAPEFYNTLMLIYNASKDQGSRSFSAFASLNQSNNRMATATTISPSGVQTTQPINAGGYWSANGSMAIGRTLQPSNLGLTFTTNVSLSRAVSFINDQRNQAKNASLGQGIRLQSNFSNSLEYGLSANLMYQTAAYSLPLRPSDPNQKTAFWSQYATADLFWKLPCRFVLTSDLTYTATTGRAAGYNQQFALWNVALARQFFKGDQGELRVQVFDLLNQNRSLVRNATDTYVEDVQSRILRRYLLVSFVYNLRKFGI, encoded by the coding sequence ATGAAACTGATTCTCTTATTTTTCTGCCTTTTTCTGACCACCTCTTTATTTGCCCAGCGTACCGGGGCGAAAGCGGAGATCGGGGGGATGGTCGTCGATTCAGCCAGCGGCAAACCCCTGCCGCTGGCGTCTGTTTCGCTGATGAATGTCCGCGATTCAAGCTACATCATGGGGACGGTTACCGATGGCGATGGGCTGTTCCAGCTCCGTAGCGTAGCACCCGGAAACTATCGGCTGCTCGTTACGTTCCTGGGCTACCGGAACCGCTCCGGGTTAATAACCGTAGCGTCGGACGTACCCGCGATTAACGTGGGGATTCTACGGATGGTTGAGCAGAGTAATCAGCTTCAGGAAGTCGTTGTTCGGCAGGAAAGCCCACCCATTCGGGTAAAACAGGATACGCTGGAGTTCAACGCGGGGTCGTTTAAGACGCAGCCGAATGCCGCCGTGGAGGAGTTGCTCCGCAAACTGCCCGGTATGGAAGTGAGCCGCGACGGTACGATCAAAGCGCAGGGACAAACGGTAAACCGGGTGCTGGTGGATGGAAAGCCGTTCTTTGGCAATGACCCGAAGATGGCCACCCGCAATCTGCCCGCCGACATTGTTGATAAGGTGCAGCTGTACGATCAATCGTCGGACCAGTCGCAGTTTTCGGGTATTGACGATGGCAACCGGGAGCGAACCATCAACATAACCCTCAAAGGGGATAAACGGAAAGGCTATTTTGGTCAGAATTCGCTGGGAGTGGGCACGGCCCGCGACGGGGAGGCCAATCGGTACCAGGGAAAACTGAATCTGAATCGTTTCAACAACCGTGGCGACGGTGATGCGGCACACGGGCCGGGAACCCAGATCTCGCTAATTGGCCAGGCCAACAACCTCAACCAGCAAAATTTTACGCTGGGCGCCGGACCAGCACAAGGGCCCGTTTTTGTGGGAGGCCCGGAGGGTGGCGTGCCAACTGGTAGTCAGACACCCACCAATGTGATCGAAGTGCGGGCGGGTGGTCTCAATTACCGCGACAAATGGGGCAGGCGGGCTGAAATCGCAGCCAGTTACTTTCTGAATCAGGCCATCACCACGACCGACCAGCAAAGCCGACGCACGAGTATTTTACCCGGACGTTCGCTGACGATTGACCAGCAGAATTATTCGCAGCATCGGCAGTTGACGCATCGGTTCAACGTCCGGCTCGACTGGGTACTAGATTCGCTCACCAGTCTTCGACTAACCCCCAGTCTGTCGTGGCTAACTACGAATTTTACCAGCCAGCTATCCAGCCGCTCTACGTTATCCGGTCTGGACGGACCCGGTCTGGATGGACCCGGTCTGAAAGGGCAAGCCAATCCATTGGTGAACACCGGCGAAACGGCCTACGGATCGACCGGTAATGGATTAATTGGTTACAATAACCTGTTGTTCATGCGCAAATTCCGACGCGAAGGCCGTACCCTCTCGTTCAACCTGAACACCATATTGGGTGATGGGGAAACGCAGGCATTTAACGGGTCAGTCAATACATTCTATGATTCTACCGGCACCAATCCCGTTTCGAACCGGCTGAATCAGCGAAACCAGCAAACCAGCTCCAACCAGCAAAACACGCTGACGGTGTCGTACACCGAACCCATCTCGTTCACGCAAAAACTGGAGCTGCGGTATGCCTATTCCACCAGCATCAATCAGGCCGACCGAGAGGTGGCCGACCGAACGGAAGCGACGGGGCTTTACGATCGGGTTAATGTTCCGCTCTCCAACCAGTTCCATAATCTATTCGCCTTTCACCGGGCGGGCGCTACGTTCCAGACCCAGCGACTCCGGGCCCGATTGGCCCTTGGGCTGGACCTTCAGCAGTCGCTACTACAACTCGATAATCGTTCAGCGGATACCAGTCAGCGACGACAGTACGTCAATCTGTTGCCGAATGCCTTGTTCAGCTATACCTTTTCCGGCAATCGGAACCTGCGTCTGCAATACCGAACCCGCCTGATGACGCCTTCCATAACCCAGCTACAGCCCGTAATCGACAACACCAATCCACTCAACGTCCGGGTTGGGAATCCGCAGCTCGCGCCCGAGTTCTACAATACCCTGATGCTTATCTACAATGCCTCTAAAGACCAGGGCTCCCGCAGCTTTTCAGCCTTTGCCAGCCTGAATCAGAGCAATAACCGAATGGCTACGGCAACGACCATCAGCCCGTCGGGCGTGCAGACAACGCAGCCTATCAACGCAGGTGGCTATTGGTCGGCCAACGGGTCGATGGCCATCGGGCGAACGCTGCAACCATCGAACCTGGGGCTTACCTTCACCACCAACGTAAGTCTGAGTCGGGCCGTTAGTTTCATCAACGATCAGCGGAACCAGGCAAAAAATGCCAGCTTGGGGCAGGGCATTCGACTGCAATCGAATTTCAGCAATAGCCTGGAATATGGCCTCAGCGCTAACCTGATGTACCAGACGGCTGCGTATTCCTTACCGCTTCGGCCATCCGATCCGAACCAGAAAACCGCCTTCTGGTCGCAATACGCTACCGCCGATTTATTCTGGAAGCTGCCCTGTCGGTTTGTACTCACCAGCGATTTAACCTACACCGCCACAACCGGTCGGGCAGCGGGCTATAACCAGCAGTTTGCGCTCTGGAACGTAGCCCTGGCGCGGCAGTTTTTCAAAGGCGATCAGGGGGAGTTGCGCGTACAGGTTTTCGACCTGCTGAACCAGAACCGTAGTCTGGTCCGTAACGCAACCGATACGTATGTCGAGGACGTACAGAGCCGCATACTCCGTCGGTATCTGCTCGTAAGCTTTGTGTATAATCTCCGCAAATTTGGGATATAG